One segment of Deltaproteobacteria bacterium DNA contains the following:
- a CDS encoding HAMP domain-containing protein: MTARPVGQHTPDPIAEAAKTRRERWAIGIVAVLVAVLTFFEAHLAAVGGAVTFSSNIVIFALINLNVVLVVLLIFLVTRNVFKILLDRRRNLLGAKLRSRLVLIFICFSLIPTMLLFIAATNITTTSIKSWIGGRVGQALTGAIEIARERLEEEARALSPAAESAAVGLSGTVDPASFPRVLESARSLAPAGTALLFFEKDAEVARDGEVPPAVRAEVLTRIKAMKGDGDGKGTLIGDEFAAAWRRTPGGVIVVAVRPLPPAEAARIREIAKAYDEYHQVRLLDDPIRASYVGILILITLLIVFAASWMGIYLARQITVPVQLLAEGTEEVARGNLDVSLDYRSSDEFGTLVASFNRMTADLKAMKGNLEETNASLTRTYDELRRRTQFIETILDSISTGVIVIDRHGRIAMINK; this comes from the coding sequence GTGACCGCCCGTCCCGTCGGACAGCACACCCCGGACCCGATCGCGGAAGCCGCGAAAACGCGCAGGGAGCGGTGGGCCATCGGGATCGTCGCGGTTCTCGTCGCGGTCCTGACGTTCTTCGAGGCCCACCTGGCGGCGGTCGGCGGGGCGGTCACGTTCTCCAGCAACATCGTCATCTTCGCGCTGATCAATCTGAACGTCGTCCTCGTCGTCCTCCTGATCTTCCTCGTCACGCGGAACGTCTTCAAGATCCTCCTGGACCGGCGGCGGAACCTCCTGGGAGCGAAGCTCCGGTCCCGTCTCGTCCTCATCTTCATCTGCTTCTCGCTCATTCCGACGATGCTCCTCTTCATCGCCGCGACGAACATCACAACGACGAGCATCAAGTCGTGGATCGGCGGCAGGGTGGGACAGGCCCTCACCGGCGCCATCGAGATCGCCAGGGAACGCCTGGAGGAGGAGGCCCGGGCCCTTTCCCCGGCCGCCGAGAGCGCCGCCGTGGGGCTGTCGGGCACGGTCGACCCCGCTTCCTTCCCGCGGGTTCTCGAATCGGCCCGGAGCCTGGCCCCCGCCGGTACCGCCCTGCTCTTCTTCGAGAAGGACGCCGAAGTCGCCCGGGACGGCGAGGTCCCGCCGGCGGTGCGGGCGGAGGTCCTCACACGGATCAAGGCGATGAAGGGGGACGGTGACGGAAAGGGGACCCTGATCGGGGACGAGTTCGCCGCCGCATGGCGTCGCACCCCCGGAGGCGTCATCGTCGTGGCGGTTCGACCTCTCCCCCCCGCCGAGGCGGCGCGGATCCGCGAAATCGCCAAGGCGTACGACGAGTACCACCAGGTGCGGCTCCTGGATGACCCCATCCGGGCCAGCTACGTCGGCATCCTCATCCTCATCACGCTCCTGATCGTCTTCGCCGCTTCCTGGATGGGGATCTACCTCGCGCGGCAGATCACCGTGCCGGTGCAGTTGCTCGCGGAGGGGACCGAAGAGGTGGCCCGGGGGAACCTCGACGTTTCGCTGGACTACCGATCCAGCGACGAGTTCGGCACCCTCGTCGCCTCGTTCAACCGGATGACGGCGGACCTGAAGGCGATGAAGGGGAACCTGGAGGAAACGAACGCCTCTCTAACGCGGACGTACGA
- a CDS encoding DUF4390 domain-containing protein, with amino-acid sequence MIAVRTSPGKRVILFGLLAAAVGVLFLGLPPGSSLAGPPVPGISEISGTIHGGEARVRFTLRNAFTPEMVEALKSGIEITFKTTVEVERVYRRWFNRSMGQVYYTRSVRYDALSRVYRLHRDDGDELLADVLAALDRMTRFEVVVPVTGGVEKGKPYRARVRARLDKVGLSEPLRSIFFFSSLWDVETDWARGDLQTP; translated from the coding sequence GTGATCGCCGTGCGGACTTCTCCCGGGAAAAGGGTGATCCTCTTCGGTCTCCTGGCCGCGGCGGTTGGCGTCCTTTTCCTCGGGCTTCCGCCCGGGAGCTCCCTTGCCGGGCCGCCCGTCCCCGGGATCTCGGAAATCTCCGGGACGATCCATGGCGGCGAGGCCAGGGTCCGCTTCACCCTCCGGAACGCGTTTACCCCCGAAATGGTCGAGGCGTTGAAGTCCGGGATCGAGATCACCTTCAAGACCACCGTCGAGGTCGAGCGGGTCTACAGAAGATGGTTCAACCGGTCGATGGGGCAGGTCTACTACACGCGCTCCGTCCGGTACGACGCCCTGTCGCGCGTCTACCGGCTCCACCGCGACGACGGAGACGAGCTGCTGGCGGACGTCCTTGCCGCCCTTGACCGGATGACCCGGTTCGAGGTGGTCGTCCCCGTGACCGGAGGCGTGGAAAAGGGAAAACCGTACCGGGCACGCGTCCGCGCCCGGCTGGACAAGGTGGGGCTTTCCGAACCGCTTCGATCCATCTTCTTCTTCTCTTCCCTGTGGGACGTCGAGACCGACTGGGCCCGCGGGGACCTCCAGACCCCGTGA
- the ruvB gene encoding Holliday junction branch migration DNA helicase RuvB, whose translation MSGGRIVDPAAAGGENTVDLSLRPKRFGEFIGQSGIVANLRTYIEAAIGRGEPLDHVLLSGPPGLGKTTLAHIIANEMGVGIRTTSGPAIERKGDIAAILTALEPGDVLFIDEIHRLSRVVEELLYSAMEDFALDIILGQGPSAKSIRLTLPRFTLVGATTRTGLLTSPLRDRFGVPLRLEYYGTEELKEVIRRSSAALSIPVDEAGAGEIARRSRGTPRVANRLLRRVRDFAQVTGDGTITREIADHALLRMEVDREGLDMMDRKILRVLLEKFGGGPVGVETISASVSEERDTIEDVYEPFLIQRGFLKRTPRGRVATPAAWKHLGIAVPKTSAQDSLFGET comes from the coding sequence ATGTCGGGCGGACGCATCGTCGATCCCGCCGCCGCCGGCGGAGAGAACACCGTCGACCTCTCCCTGCGGCCGAAACGGTTCGGCGAGTTCATCGGGCAATCCGGGATCGTGGCGAACCTTCGGACCTACATCGAGGCGGCGATCGGTCGCGGCGAGCCGCTCGACCACGTCCTCCTCTCCGGCCCGCCGGGCCTCGGGAAGACGACGCTGGCCCACATCATCGCCAATGAGATGGGGGTGGGGATCCGCACGACCTCCGGCCCCGCGATCGAGCGGAAAGGGGACATCGCCGCAATCCTCACGGCGCTGGAACCCGGGGACGTCCTCTTCATCGACGAGATCCACCGGCTGTCCCGCGTGGTCGAGGAGTTGCTCTACTCCGCGATGGAGGACTTCGCCCTCGACATCATCCTCGGGCAGGGACCGTCCGCGAAATCGATCCGCCTCACGCTTCCGAGGTTCACCCTGGTGGGCGCAACGACGCGCACCGGGCTGCTCACTTCCCCGTTGCGGGACCGGTTCGGGGTCCCCCTGCGCCTTGAGTATTACGGGACGGAGGAATTGAAGGAGGTGATCCGGCGTTCCTCGGCCGCCCTCTCCATTCCCGTCGACGAGGCGGGGGCGGGGGAGATCGCACGTCGCTCCCGGGGAACGCCGCGCGTCGCGAACCGCCTCCTACGGCGCGTCCGCGACTTCGCCCAGGTGACGGGCGACGGCACGATCACCCGGGAGATCGCGGATCACGCGCTGCTGCGGATGGAGGTGGACCGGGAGGGGCTCGACATGATGGATCGCAAGATCCTGCGGGTACTCCTCGAAAAGTTCGGGGGAGGTCCCGTCGGCGTGGAGACGATCTCCGCCTCCGTCAGCGAGGAGCGGGATACGATCGAGGATGTCTACGAGCCGTTTCTCATCCAGCGGGGTTTCCTCAAGCGCACCCCGCGGGGAAGGGTGGCCACCCCCGCGGCGTGGAAGCATCTCGGGATCGCGGTCCCGAAGACGTCCGCCCAGGATTCGTTGTTCGGAGAGACGTGA